A single Carnobacterium inhibens subsp. inhibens DSM 13024 DNA region contains:
- the cdaA gene encoding diadenylate cyclase CdaA, with protein sequence MSIDWSQVVTWRNFLNVVDILVVTFFIYQLIKILRGTRAVQLLKGIAVIIIIKIVSFFLELQTVDWIVDLVIQWSVLAMIIIFQPEMRRGLEHLGRGSFFNRTKRKVNPGENLVQHLVKAVQYMAKRRIGALISIQMDTELDEFIGTGIPLDADISSELLINIFIPNTPLHDGAVIIRDYKIASAASYLPLSESTLISKELGTRHRAAIGLSEVTDAITIIVSEETGGVSVSYKGELLRELSKEDFEKFLSKNLIIVEEEEKKNSFQEMVDSFKKGASK encoded by the coding sequence ATGTCTATAGATTGGTCACAAGTAGTAACGTGGCGCAATTTTCTAAATGTAGTAGATATATTAGTGGTGACATTTTTTATCTATCAACTTATTAAAATTTTGCGTGGTACAAGAGCTGTACAATTATTAAAAGGAATTGCCGTTATCATAATCATAAAGATAGTTAGTTTCTTCTTGGAATTGCAGACAGTTGATTGGATCGTAGATTTAGTTATTCAATGGAGTGTCTTAGCAATGATTATTATTTTCCAACCTGAAATGCGGAGAGGACTAGAACATCTTGGACGCGGATCATTTTTTAATCGAACAAAAAGAAAAGTTAATCCTGGAGAAAACTTAGTTCAGCATTTGGTAAAGGCTGTTCAATATATGGCAAAAAGAAGAATTGGTGCTTTGATTTCTATCCAAATGGATACAGAACTAGATGAGTTTATTGGAACGGGTATCCCATTAGATGCAGATATCTCTAGTGAGTTATTGATTAATATTTTTATACCCAATACACCATTACATGATGGAGCAGTTATTATTAGAGATTATAAAATTGCGTCTGCGGCTAGTTATTTGCCACTGTCAGAAAGTACGCTTATCTCTAAAGAACTTGGGACAAGGCATCGTGCTGCAATTGGTTTAAGTGAAGTAACGGATGCTATAACGATTATTGTTTCTGAAGAAACTGGTGGAGTAAGTGTTTCGTATAAAGGTGAATTGTTAAGAGAATTATCTAAAGAAGATTTTGAAAAATTCTTAAGTAAAAACTTGATTATTGTTGAAGAAGAAGAAAAGAAAAATTCTTTTCAAGAAATGGTGGATAGTTTTAAAAAGGGGGCTTCTAAATAA
- a CDS encoding CdaR family protein: MEKIYNNPWFMKIIALAFAILLFTYVNSSNNRVQTSGIDGLSASTTDTIFEVPIVVEIDQGNYYVTGFPETVSVEISGPSSIVLNTKTTKNFDVVAADLDNLGVGTHTIELVAEGLSPQLDYKIMPEEVTITIEEKKVETFSVDVEFDDSLINEKFKAGSPSLNYETVELTGTASTIDQVDIVKVVVNKEEDITEDIVQTLPIVVMDAEGNKLDVELNPKEVTVTIPVTPVLKEVPIVLNQAGTGDENLNYELGISNQSATTVAIQAEAGLLDSLSSYPVDIDVTDITKTTKQTIELPVLEGVTAIEPEKIEVTVTVTEKKSQENNQNTTESNQSSSSSSSNSSESNSSNGSTQEEIEDSVSESSSTSSSEGSVDSSSESNEEENE; this comes from the coding sequence ATGGAGAAAATTTACAATAATCCATGGTTTATGAAGATCATTGCACTCGCATTTGCTATTCTTCTTTTTACGTATGTAAACAGCAGTAATAATAGGGTACAGACTAGCGGAATCGATGGATTGAGTGCTTCTACAACCGACACGATATTTGAAGTGCCAATAGTTGTTGAAATTGACCAAGGTAATTACTATGTAACAGGTTTTCCAGAAACTGTTTCAGTAGAAATATCGGGGCCTTCAAGTATTGTATTAAATACGAAAACAACTAAAAATTTTGATGTTGTAGCAGCTGATTTAGATAATTTAGGTGTAGGGACTCATACTATTGAATTAGTTGCGGAAGGACTGTCACCTCAATTAGACTACAAGATTATGCCAGAAGAAGTAACGATAACAATCGAAGAAAAAAAAGTTGAAACGTTTAGTGTGGATGTTGAATTTGATGACTCACTCATAAATGAAAAATTTAAAGCAGGTTCGCCTTCTTTAAATTACGAAACTGTTGAATTAACAGGGACTGCTTCTACTATTGACCAGGTTGATATAGTTAAGGTTGTGGTCAACAAAGAAGAAGATATTACAGAGGATATCGTTCAAACTTTGCCGATTGTAGTTATGGATGCTGAGGGAAATAAATTAGATGTTGAGCTTAACCCTAAGGAAGTAACGGTAACCATACCAGTTACACCAGTACTTAAAGAAGTACCTATTGTATTGAATCAAGCGGGTACTGGCGATGAGAATTTGAATTATGAATTAGGCATCAGCAATCAATCCGCTACGACAGTTGCTATACAAGCTGAAGCTGGTCTATTAGATAGCTTAAGCAGTTATCCAGTTGATATCGATGTAACGGATATCACTAAAACAACTAAACAAACAATTGAATTACCTGTACTTGAAGGTGTAACAGCTATAGAACCAGAAAAAATTGAGGTTACGGTGACAGTTACTGAAAAAAAGTCACAAGAGAATAATCAAAACACAACAGAATCGAATCAGAGTAGTTCAAGTTCTAGTTCAAATTCAAGCGAGTCTAATTCATCTAATGGATCAACACAAGAAGAAATCGAAGACTCAGTAAGTGAATCTTCCTCAACATCATCGAGTGAAGGCTCTGTTGACTCATCTAGTGAATCCAATGAAGAAGAAAATGAATAA
- a CDS encoding zinc-binding dehydrogenase translates to MKALVHEKIEGIQGLSLKDIKTNNLGKNDVRIKIKTIGLNHRDLATIESHKNISEPLITGSDGAGIISEIGSEVSLFKVGDEVIINPSIGWTTKSEAPPEKFQILGNPLQGTFSEEFVSNEQFIALKPKYLTWEEAGVLSLSALTAYRALFTKGEVSSLQTILIPGIGGGVATYMLQFAKAVGAKVYVTSRSKEKLEEALNLGADKVIDSHKDWETELDGEKVDIVIESVGAATFNQSLKQLKKGGIMVLFGSSTGDKVEFNLREFFYGQYTLKGTTMGSKDEYEEMLRFIETHSIKPIIDSVYDIENYEMAFNRLNNAEQMGKIVLRFK, encoded by the coding sequence TTGAAAGCTTTAGTACATGAAAAGATTGAAGGAATACAAGGACTTAGCCTTAAAGATATTAAAACTAACAATTTGGGCAAGAATGATGTACGTATTAAAATTAAAACTATAGGTTTAAATCACCGAGATTTAGCAACCATTGAAAGCCACAAAAATATAAGCGAGCCTTTAATAACTGGATCGGATGGAGCAGGAATTATCAGTGAAATAGGCTCAGAGGTATCTTTATTTAAAGTAGGAGATGAAGTAATAATAAATCCTAGTATTGGGTGGACAACTAAAAGTGAAGCCCCTCCAGAAAAATTTCAAATATTAGGAAATCCATTACAAGGTACATTCTCAGAAGAATTTGTTAGTAATGAACAATTTATAGCCTTAAAACCAAAATATTTAACGTGGGAGGAAGCTGGAGTTCTTTCTTTGAGTGCATTGACTGCGTACAGAGCCCTTTTTACAAAAGGAGAAGTCTCCAGTCTGCAAACTATTCTTATCCCAGGAATTGGTGGCGGCGTGGCTACTTATATGCTTCAATTTGCTAAGGCAGTTGGTGCGAAAGTTTATGTGACCTCGCGTTCAAAAGAAAAATTAGAAGAAGCTCTAAATTTAGGAGCAGATAAAGTTATAGACAGTCATAAGGATTGGGAAACAGAATTAGATGGAGAAAAAGTAGATATTGTAATAGAGTCAGTAGGAGCCGCAACTTTTAATCAATCATTAAAACAATTAAAAAAAGGAGGAATAATGGTTTTATTTGGGTCTTCCACAGGTGATAAAGTTGAATTTAATCTAAGAGAATTCTTTTATGGACAATATACATTAAAAGGAACAACTATGGGAAGTAAAGATGAGTATGAGGAAATGCTGCGTTTTATCGAAACTCATTCCATAAAACCTATTATTGATAGTGTGTATGATATTGAAAATTATGAAATGGCGTTTAATCGATTAAATAATGCTGAACAAATGGGGAAAATTGTGCTTCGCTTTAAGTAA
- a CDS encoding Na+/H+ antiporter NhaC family protein, giving the protein MKKKVIIGLFIIAFILFSINGEFRDAAGSTVNFGWFSLVPPVVSIILAFISKDVIISLFFGIFAGGFVLHLAEGSIFYAFIQSFLSIVDYTLNSLADPWNAGIILQVLTIGGLIALMTKMGGAKAVANALSKKAKGPISAQVITWILGVLLFFDDYANSLIVGPVMRPVTDEKKVSREKLSFIVDATAAPIAGIALISTWVGYEVGLIKDGYEAIGQEVNAYSIFVETIPYRFYNILMLLFVLCTAVFLREFGPMLKAERRARKYDQANVEDINPSASNEIDEMEPAEGVHLSIWNAIIPIGTLIIVAVVGFYTNGYNAILDGENTTLINLLKESPYSFTAIQEAFGASDASIVLFQAALLASLVAMAMGVSQKTFTWGQAVETWINGMKSLIITGAILLLAWSLSEVITDLGTAQFLVSLLSDSMPAFLLPSVIFILGSIISFATGTSYGTMGILMPLSIPLAAALSPDPEFIIMSAGAVLTGAIFGDHCSPISDTTILSSMGAGVNHMEHVKTQMPYAIVVGIITVLFGFLPVGLGMPIWIVLPAAMIIIVLVTYFFGKPVEEKA; this is encoded by the coding sequence ATGAAGAAGAAAGTGATTATTGGTTTATTTATTATTGCGTTTATTTTATTTTCAATTAATGGAGAGTTCAGGGATGCTGCTGGATCTACCGTAAACTTCGGCTGGTTTTCTTTAGTACCACCGGTTGTATCTATTATTTTAGCGTTTATTTCAAAAGACGTTATTATTTCATTGTTCTTTGGTATTTTTGCAGGAGGTTTTGTCTTACATTTAGCGGAGGGCTCCATTTTTTATGCATTTATTCAATCATTTTTGAGTATAGTTGATTACACGTTAAACTCATTAGCTGATCCATGGAATGCAGGAATTATTTTACAAGTTCTAACGATTGGCGGCTTGATTGCATTAATGACAAAAATGGGAGGAGCAAAAGCTGTCGCAAATGCATTATCTAAAAAAGCAAAAGGTCCTATTAGTGCTCAAGTCATTACGTGGATTTTAGGTGTACTGCTTTTCTTTGATGATTATGCAAACTCATTAATAGTTGGTCCAGTTATGCGACCAGTAACAGATGAAAAGAAAGTTTCGCGTGAGAAGCTGTCCTTTATCGTAGATGCTACAGCTGCTCCAATTGCTGGGATTGCGTTGATCTCTACTTGGGTCGGTTACGAAGTAGGATTAATCAAAGATGGATACGAAGCGATTGGACAAGAGGTTAATGCTTATAGTATTTTTGTTGAAACCATCCCTTACCGATTCTATAATATTTTAATGTTGTTATTTGTATTATGTACAGCCGTATTTTTAAGAGAATTTGGTCCTATGTTAAAAGCAGAAAGAAGAGCGAGAAAATACGATCAAGCAAATGTAGAAGATATCAATCCTAGCGCTTCAAATGAAATTGATGAAATGGAGCCTGCAGAAGGGGTCCATTTAAGTATTTGGAATGCCATTATTCCGATTGGCACCTTAATCATTGTTGCTGTTGTCGGTTTTTATACTAATGGATATAATGCCATTTTAGATGGAGAGAATACTACATTAATCAACTTGTTAAAAGAAAGTCCTTATTCATTTACTGCAATTCAAGAAGCTTTTGGAGCATCTGATGCGAGTATTGTATTGTTCCAAGCGGCATTGTTAGCAAGTCTTGTTGCTATGGCTATGGGAGTGTCGCAAAAGACTTTCACATGGGGCCAAGCAGTTGAAACTTGGATAAACGGGATGAAATCACTTATTATCACTGGAGCTATTTTATTATTAGCATGGTCATTAAGTGAAGTTATAACTGATTTAGGAACAGCTCAATTTTTGGTTTCGTTATTGTCCGATTCAATGCCGGCATTCTTATTGCCTTCTGTTATTTTTATTTTAGGCTCTATCATTTCTTTTGCCACTGGAACTTCTTATGGAACAATGGGGATTTTAATGCCATTATCTATACCGCTAGCAGCAGCATTGTCGCCAGATCCAGAATTTATTATTATGTCTGCAGGTGCTGTCTTAACAGGGGCAATTTTTGGAGATCATTGTTCACCAATTTCAGATACGACTATTCTATCTTCCATGGGTGCTGGTGTGAATCATATGGAGCATGTTAAAACACAAATGCCTTATGCCATTGTAGTAGGAATCATTACTGTTCTATTTGGATTCCTTCCTGTTGGTTTAGGAATGCCGATATGGATTGTTCTACCCGCTGCAATGATCATTATCGTTTTAGTAACGTATTTCTTTGGTAAACCTGTTGAAGAGAAAGCTTAA
- a CDS encoding GNAT family N-acetyltransferase, giving the protein MEFEKNGNSFFKNDESGKLIAEVTYVPSGEDKVILDHTFVDPSLRGQGIAAQLVDKVVEEMEKEGKKIVPLCPYAKALFDRKPEKYKSIEAE; this is encoded by the coding sequence ATGGAATTTGAAAAAAATGGAAATAGTTTCTTTAAAAATGATGAATCAGGAAAGTTAATTGCAGAAGTAACTTATGTCCCTTCTGGTGAAGATAAGGTGATTTTAGATCACACATTTGTAGATCCTTCATTAAGAGGTCAAGGAATTGCAGCACAACTTGTTGATAAAGTAGTAGAAGAAATGGAAAAAGAAGGCAAGAAAATTGTTCCTCTTTGTCCATATGCAAAAGCTTTATTTGATCGGAAACCGGAAAAGTATAAAAGTATAGAAGCTGAATAG
- the glmM gene encoding phosphoglucosamine mutase has protein sequence MGKYFGTDGVRGVANSELTPELAFKLGRYGGYVLTQHAEGEEHPRVLVGRDTRISGEMLESALIAGLLSVGIEVMKLGVISTPGVAYLTRIQGAAAGVMISASHNPAPDNGIKFFGSDGFKLFDDTELEIEALLDEDQDNLPRPSANGLGTVDEYPEGALKYTQFLQQTIPNDLDGIQVCLDGANGATSPLLNRLFADLETEFDVMASAPNGLNINDGVGSTHPEKLAEFVIEKGADVGLAFDGDGDRVIAVDELGNIIDGDKIMFICGKYLQEKGRLKKDTIVSTVMSNLGFHKAIEANNMIALQTQVGDRYVVEEMRKNGYNFGGEQSGHMVFLDYNTTGDGMLSGIQLLNVMKETGKKLSELAAEVQTYPQKLVNIRVSDKNGAMNVPAIKSIIDEVESEMNGDGRILVRPSGTEPLLRVMAEAPTQEKVNLYVDRIASVVKEEIGLAE, from the coding sequence ATGGGAAAATATTTTGGAACAGATGGAGTAAGAGGAGTTGCTAACTCTGAGTTAACTCCAGAATTAGCTTTTAAATTGGGACGATATGGCGGGTATGTTTTAACACAACACGCTGAAGGAGAAGAACATCCACGTGTTTTAGTTGGAAGAGATACACGTATCTCTGGTGAAATGTTAGAATCAGCTTTGATTGCTGGTCTTTTATCAGTTGGAATTGAAGTAATGAAATTAGGTGTTATTTCAACTCCGGGAGTAGCTTACTTAACACGTATTCAAGGGGCTGCAGCTGGTGTCATGATTTCAGCTTCACACAACCCAGCGCCGGATAATGGGATTAAATTCTTTGGATCAGATGGGTTTAAATTATTTGACGATACTGAATTAGAAATTGAAGCGTTATTAGATGAAGATCAAGATAACTTACCTCGCCCGAGTGCAAATGGATTAGGTACGGTAGATGAATACCCTGAAGGAGCATTAAAATACACTCAATTTTTACAACAAACCATTCCAAATGATTTAGATGGAATACAAGTGTGTTTAGATGGCGCCAATGGAGCAACAAGTCCGCTTCTTAATCGGTTATTCGCAGATCTAGAAACAGAATTTGATGTTATGGCTTCTGCGCCTAATGGCTTAAATATCAACGATGGTGTTGGTTCAACACATCCTGAAAAATTAGCTGAATTTGTAATTGAAAAAGGAGCAGATGTCGGTTTAGCATTTGATGGAGATGGAGATAGAGTTATCGCTGTTGATGAGTTAGGAAATATCATTGATGGAGATAAAATTATGTTTATTTGTGGGAAATACTTGCAAGAAAAAGGCCGTTTGAAAAAAGATACGATTGTTTCTACGGTTATGAGTAATCTAGGTTTCCATAAAGCAATTGAAGCAAATAATATGATCGCTCTTCAAACTCAAGTTGGAGACCGTTATGTTGTAGAAGAAATGCGTAAAAATGGCTATAATTTTGGTGGAGAACAGTCAGGACATATGGTGTTCTTAGATTACAATACAACTGGTGATGGAATGTTATCAGGAATCCAATTGCTGAATGTAATGAAAGAAACAGGTAAAAAACTTTCAGAACTAGCTGCTGAAGTTCAAACTTATCCGCAAAAACTAGTTAATATTCGTGTTAGCGATAAAAATGGAGCAATGAATGTTCCAGCTATTAAATCGATAATCGATGAAGTTGAAAGTGAAATGAATGGAGATGGACGTATCTTAGTTCGTCCAAGCGGAACAGAACCATTGTTGCGTGTCATGGCAGAAGCTCCAACACAAGAAAAAGTAAATCTATATGTTGATCGTATTGCTTCTGTAGTGAAAGAAGAAATCGGATTAGCTGAATAA